GGCATGTGAACGGGACCCCTGTAGTCGAGCTTGACCGGGAGGTCGTGGGCTTCCTCCAAGAAGAAGGGGATCCCTAGGGAGTGAGAGGCCTCTGGGGATAGCGATATTACCCTTCCCAAGCCCTTGATCTTCCTCTTAATCCTCAAGAGGGATCTCCTGCTGATACTGCAACCCTCATCGTACCTCCTCAGCAGGCCCCTCACGACGCAGAGGCCGGCGTTCATCCTCAGCGAGATCCCAACACCGTATTCCAGGTCCAGCCCCTCCACGGAGAGCAGCATGGGGGAGCCCTCCCTGATCACCTCCAGCTCCAGGTCAATGACCAGATCCTCTATGCCACCGTACTTCGTGCTGTACTGCCCGGTGCTCATGGTCGCTATCAGCCCGCCCACTGCTGCCTCCGGGTAGGATTGGGGGAAGTGCCTCAAGGTGAGTTCCTTCCTATTCAGGAACTCCTTAAGCCTCCTCAGGAGGATCCCGGACTCCACCAGAACGTAGGAGTTCTCCTGTACCTGACGCCAAGCTCATCGCAGATGCTCAAGAGCTTGGGATTCCCCTTCCTCGCCAGCTTGCTCCTGATGGAGCTGAATGGGAGCTGAACCACGTGAACAACTGCTGCATGGGCCCTGGAAATCCCCCAACCAGGCTCCGGATTCCTGTCGATCGCCAGAACCCTCAGATCGTAGTGGGAGAGCTCGTATGTCAGCATCAGCCCTATGATGCCCGTACCTATCACGATCACATCGTACCCATCCTCTCTCCCCGTGGTCGCACCTAGCCCAGGAGCTCGCGGCTATATCTTAAAGCTTGTGCCCGGCGAGGCATCCGCATCGATGGATGCCCTTGAACGCGCCACTTGGGGAGCTCCATTCATCAGACCCTCCGCGGGTGGCATCTCACCCGGATTGAGTGCACCTAACCTGCCAAAGGCCGGGGAAATATGGCGGCTGAGCAGACCCTCCCACTCATCAAACGCCTCTTGAAGCGTTGCTTTGACCCGCGATCCCGAATCAGAGTCCCCAAACTCTCTGGATGTTCCTCGGGAGCCTCTTCAAATTCTCCCGCAGGCTTCGGTGCTCCTAAATTCTCCCAGAGGCCCCGCCAGGCTCCGCTTCGAGTGAAGCGCCTCGAGCGTGAGATGCGGATCCGTGGAGCTGGAGTCGATCAGCTTGTATCTCGCATCATCCAGATTTAGGGGATGAGGGTCTCAGTCCAGGCTCGTCACCTCAACGCTCCTGACGAAATCGAGCCCCTTGATCCTCTCTATCAGCTCCAGGGCATCGAGCCTGCAGCCAGACAGATCCGCCATCACGACCCACTCCGCTAGCTCCCCCCTCCTTACGGTCCTAGACTCCGTCATCAGAAGGTCCACGTTCTCCTCCGCGAGCAGGCCAGCCACCCTGGCCAGGACCCCGGGCCTGTCCAGCATCACTATCCTGATCCTGTAAACCTTTGCCTGGAGCTGGATCAGCGGGATTATTCTTATCTCCTTTCTCGGGACGTTAGCCACCACAAGGAACCTCATTCCCTCACTCAGCCCCAATACTTTCCTTATCTTGATGGGGATCGTTATCCTGCTCTTCGAGTCCATCGTCGTGAAGTCATACACCTCCTCCCCCATCATCCCACGTGCGTGGGAAGATGAGGTGAAAGCTTTTAAATGGTGGCGGTCATGCTATCCCACATATGTGGGATGGTGGGACAATGGTGGGTAGATACGTCGCGGTGCTCCTGCTTGGGCTCCTGATGGGATCACTCCTGGGCTACGGGATAGCGGGGCTCTCCCAGGCCCCCGCCCGCGAATGCCTCTATGAGCCCGGGAAGTTCACCTATCCCCCGAAGGAAGGGCAGGAGGTAGTCGTAGTTTACGGTTTCGATGCCAACTATCCTCCCTTCACGGTCATGCAGCCGAATGGAACCCCCGTTGGTTTCGACGTGGACGTCATGAACCTCATAGCGAAGAAGTACGGATGGAGGATAGTCTACAAGCCCTGGGACTGGTCCACCATAGTGACGGCGCTTGAGAACGGTGATATAGATGTCATAGCCTCCGGTATGACCTTCAACGCCCCCAGGTCCCAGAAGATATGGTTCTCAGTTCCCTACTACTCATACGTCCACCAACTGGTCGCCCTGAGGGAGGATAGGAGGAGCATGGAGGAGCTGCTGAACTCCGGTGAGTATGTGGCCGTTCAGATAGGTTCTACGGCCGATGAGTGGGCTGAAAGACTCCTAAAGTCCGGCTACAACTTCAAGAAGCTCGGGCTAGACTCCTATGTGGCTGCCCTCCAGGCGCTGCTCGACGGCAGGGCCTCAGCCCTGATAACGGACTCAGCCTTCCTGGGTCCCTACCTCAAGAGGAACCCTGAAGTTGAGGCCAGGATAAGGATCGTCGGCGAGATAGGGGCTCCTTACGTCTACGCGATAGCTACAAGACCCCAGGACAAGTGGCTGAGGGACAGGATAAACGAGGCCCTTGAGGAGCTCATGAACAGCCCGAAGTGGAACGAGCTCCTGAGGAAGTGGGGGCTTGATTGAGGATGCAGTGGAGCGTCCTGGATTACATCCCATTTTTGATGGAGGGCATACCCTGGACGCTAGCCCTCGTCTCCGGGGGGCTGGCTATGGGCTTCTCCCTGGGGCTGCCCCTCTCCCTCCTCGAGACCTTCGGCCCGGGGAGGTTGGCCAGGCTGGTCCAGGCCTACGTCTGGTTCTTCAGGGGGACCCCCCTCCTCGTGCTGCTCTCCCTCATCTACTGGGGGCTCCCCTCGCTGGGGCTCAGGCTCAGCTCCTTCCTGGCGAGCGTCCTAGCTCTGGGCCTGAGGAGCGGCGCCTACCAGTCCCAGATATTCAGGAGCGCCCTCCTCTCGGTAGAGGAAGGGCAGCTCCTAGCGGCCAGATCCATAGGTATGACAGATCTCCAAGCGATCCTGCATGTTATGGTACCTCAGGCCCTCAGGATAGCTCTCCCATCATGGTCCAATGAGTACGCCATAATGCTGAAGGACTCGTCAATATGCTTCGCCCTGGGGGTCATGGAGATACTCACGAGGGCCAAGTACGTATCCACTGCCACGGATCTTGCCCTGATTCCCTTCCTCATCGCTGGAATCATCTACCTGGTCCTCACAAAGGCTGGGGTTGGCCTGATGGAGCTTATTCAAAGGAGGCTCGGGATACCGGGCTTTTTGGGGGTGAGCGATTGCTCAGGATCGAGGACCTGAGGAAGAGTTACGGGAGCGTCCAGGTTCTCAAGGGGGTCAACCTGGAGCTGAGGAGCGGTGAGACAAAGGTCCTCATGGGTCCGAGCGGTGCTGGGAAGAGCACTCTGCTCAAGTGCGTGAACCTGCTCGTGAGGCCGGACGGGGGAAGGATATTCATAGATGGGGAGGAGATAACCTCGCCTGGGGTCGATGTCGTGAGGGTCAGGCAGAAGGTGGGCTTCGTCTTTCAGGAGTTCAACCTCTTCAACCACCTCACCGTCCTGAGGAACGTGACGATAGGGCTGACTAAGGTCAGGGGGATGAGCGCTGGGGAGGCCAGGAGGAGGGCTGAGGAGGCCCTGAGGACGGTCCGCATAGGTGAGGAGCTCTGGGACAGGTACCC
This genomic stretch from Candidatus Korarchaeota archaeon NZ13-K harbors:
- a CDS encoding ACT domain-containing protein produces the protein MMGEEVYDFTTMDSKSRITIPIKIRKVLGLSEGMRFLVVANVPRKEIRIIPLIQLQAKVYRIRIVMLDRPGVLARVAGLLAEENVDLLMTESRTVRRGELAEWVVMADLSGCRLDALELIERIKGLDFVRSVEVTSLD
- a CDS encoding amino acid ABC transporter substrate-binding protein, whose product is MWDGGTMVGRYVAVLLLGLLMGSLLGYGIAGLSQAPARECLYEPGKFTYPPKEGQEVVVVYGFDANYPPFTVMQPNGTPVGFDVDVMNLIAKKYGWRIVYKPWDWSTIVTALENGDIDVIASGMTFNAPRSQKIWFSVPYYSYVHQLVALREDRRSMEELLNSGEYVAVQIGSTADEWAERLLKSGYNFKKLGLDSYVAALQALLDGRASALITDSAFLGPYLKRNPEVEARIRIVGEIGAPYVYAIATRPQDKWLRDRINEALEELMNSPKWNELLRKWGLD
- a CDS encoding amino acid ABC transporter permease, which produces MQWSVLDYIPFLMEGIPWTLALVSGGLAMGFSLGLPLSLLETFGPGRLARLVQAYVWFFRGTPLLVLLSLIYWGLPSLGLRLSSFLASVLALGLRSGAYQSQIFRSALLSVEEGQLLAARSIGMTDLQAILHVMVPQALRIALPSWSNEYAIMLKDSSICFALGVMEILTRAKYVSTATDLALIPFLIAGIIYLVLTKAGVGLMELIQRRLGIPGFLGVSDCSGSRT
- a CDS encoding amino acid ABC transporter ATP-binding protein → MLRIEDLRKSYGSVQVLKGVNLELRSGETKVLMGPSGAGKSTLLKCVNLLVRPDGGRIFIDGEEITSPGVDVVRVRQKVGFVFQEFNLFNHLTVLRNVTIGLTKVRGMSAGEARRRAEEALRTVRIGEELWDRYPAQLSGGQKQRVAIARALAMEPLLMLYDEPTSALDPQLSREVLEVMRELSKRGVTSLVVTHELGFALEVASSLAVMNGGRIVEEGPPLDVVRNSRSPEARRLFGGSPEVIR